TAAAAATACTATTCCTATCTTGATTGGTGTATATATAGCTGGTTGGGGAAGTTCAACAAATGGATTTACAATAGCTCTTTCAGCTTTGTTTGGAACCTCTTTAGCCCCTGTAGCAGGTGTATATGGAGCAATATGGGGAATAATTGCCGGGTGGCTTCATCTTGCTGTAGTTCAAAGTATTGGGACTGTTCATGGTGGATTAAATCTATATAACAATGGATTTTCTGCCGGTATTGTAGCTGGTTTTTTACTTCCTATTATGGATATGATTAAAGATCACAAAGATAAAGAGAGAATAAAATATCTAAAAAGAAAAAAGCAACTGTATGACGCTATTACTGAGCAAAGAAAAAAATTTGAAGAGTTAGAAAATGATCTATAAAGGAGAGTTTATTATGAAATTAGAAGATTTAAAATTTTTAAAAATTGCAGTGGAGAAACACCCTACTACACAAACCACTTTGGAATATCTTATCAAACAAGATGCAATAGGAGCCTTAGTTGTAAATGCGGCAGGAACTAAAACTCTACTTGTAAAACAGTATAGACCGGGAATAGCTGGAGAGATGTATGAAATCCCTGCTGGACTTATTGAGGCCGGAGAATCTGCTATCTCTACTCTATATAGAGAGCTTGAAGAGGAAACTGGATATCTTCCAAAAGATTATAATATCATCTATACCCCTAAACAACCTCTTACTGTATCACCTGGATATACTCAAGAAAAACTATATATATATGTTGTACAATTAAAAGATGACTCAATCACTCCTCAAAATTTAAAATTAGATGAGGGTGAGGATCTAAGTGGTACTTGGTTTAATTTAGATGAGGTAGAAGATATATCTCAAGATATGAAAACTATACTAGCATTACATCTTTACAGAAAATAATATTAAAAAATTAATAAGGTAAGTAGTCACTACTTACCTTATTCCACTTAAAAGATATTTTCCATATTCACTTCGAGGTTTTGAAAAGAACTCTTCTACCTCTCTTATCTCCTGAATCTCACCCTTATATAGTACCATTACTCTATCAGATATATTATATACTACACCTAAGTCATGAGATATAAATATAAACGTTGTCCCATACTCTCTATTAAATCTCTTTATAAGCTCTAATATCTGTTTTTGAACTGCTAAATCAAGTGAAGCTACAGGCTCGTCACAAACTACTAACTTTGGTTTCAGTATCATAGCACAACCTATTACCACTCTTTGCCTCTGTCCTCCACTCAATTCATTTGGATACCTATTTCCAACTTCCTCTTCAAGACCAACTTCTCTCAATATATCTTTGACCATTCTAGAGATTTTTTCTCTATCTTTTTCTCCATTAGCTTTTAGAGGTTCTGCTAAAATATCCTTTATTTTCATAGCTGGATTTAAAGAGCTATAGGGATCTTGGAATATCATCTGAATATCTCTCTTCTCTCTCTCTTCTAGATTTTTACCTAAAAATATTATCTTTCCAGAACTTTCCTTTTCAATCCCTAGTATAATCTTTCCAATAGTTGATTTTCCAACTCCAGACTGTCCTATTATAGAGAATATCTCACCTCTTTTTACCTCGAAGGATATTCCTTTTAAGACCTCTCTTTTCTCCTTTGAAAATAAACCACCCTTTATATACTCTTTTCTTAATTTTTCAACTTTTAAAATCATTCTTCACCTCTTACCCAAAGACTCTTAGATAAGTTAATAAGTTTCTTTACATATGGATGTGATTGTTCTTCAAATATTTTTTCACAACTATTTTGTTCAACAATCTCACCTTTATACATTACATAAACTTTCTGAGCAAAATTTTGAATTGATTCTAAATCATGAGATATAAATAGTATTGATATACCTGTAGCTCTTTGAATATCCTTAAAAAGAGTTAATACCTCTTTTTTAGTCTTAAGATCTAAGGCTGTTGTTACCTCATCAGCTATCAACAATTCAGGACGTCCTATCATAGCTCCAGCTATTACTACTCTTTGTCTCTCTCCTCCACTTGTCTCATGAGGATATTTTTTTAATATTTTTTCTGGCTCTCTTATCCCTAATTTTTCTAATAAATTTAAAACTTCCTGTTCCCACTCTTTACTCTTTCCAAAATGTCCCTCATATATCTTTTTTAATTGATGCCCTATCCTTATAGTTGGATTTAATGAGGTAAAAGCATTTTGAAAAACAGCTCCAATTTTACAGTTTTTTTCAAATTTATCATAGGTAATCTTACTTCTTTCAGGTAAAATTCCCAATATAAACTTTGTTGTTAAAGTTTTTCCACTTCCAGATTCCCCAGCCAGTGCTACTATTTCACCATATTTTATAGAAAAGTCTATATTTTTTAAAAGTACCTTCCCATCAATTTCTAAGTTCAAACCTTTTATGTCAATTAACTTCAATACTTTCTCCCTCTTTTCTCCAATTTTTTTATCTGATATACAGTAAAAATTATTGCTAAACCTGGGGCTAATGTAAACCATGGAGCTGATAAAAAATAGGATTGAGATTGATTTAATATATTACCCCATGTTGGATATGGTGGCTGTATTCCCAATCCTAGATACCCTAAACTAGCCTCTGTCAATATTGCTCCTGCAAAACCAGTAGTGAAGGCTACAGATATAGGTTTTAATATATTGGGTAAAATATGTCTATATATAATTCTGAAATTTGATACCCCATAAGTTTTTACTACAACTACATACTCCATATTCTTCTCTTTTTTCACAAGCCCTCTAATTACATTTACACATCTAGGAATATATATTACAAAAATAGCAACTATTAAGGAGTGAAATCCTGTTCCCAATATTATTATTATTCCTAGAGCAATCAGTATACTTGGAATTGATATTATTACCTCTACTATAGACATCACTATCCAGTCTATAACCCCTCCATAATATCCAGCTAAGCTTCCTATGACAACTCCTGTTAAAACAGCTAAAAACACCGATAGAAAAGCTATAGAAAGGGTGTAAAAACTTCCCAATAGAAGTCTACTAAAAATATCCCTTCCTAAGTTATCACACCCCAATATATTTTTTAAATTGGGAGCTATTAAAATTCTACTCTCTTCCATAGCATAAGGATCTTGATAATAGAATATACAAACTATTATAAATAAAGCTAAAAGTATATAATTTACCTTTCTCATTCTCTCTCACTCCTTATTCTTGGATCCACTATAGAGTATACTATATCTATCCCAAAATTTATAATCACTAAAACAACAGAGGTATAAAAAATTAACCCCTGTATCAAAGGTAAATCCCTATTTATAACAGCAGTTATCATCAATCTTCCTATACCTGGGATTGAGAATATCTGTTCTATTATTACAACTCCTGTTATCAAATCTATTAACATTATTCCAACCAATGGAATTACTGGAATAATGGAGTTTTTAAGAATATATAAATTTAACCAAAATCTTTTTACTCCATTTACATAGAGATATTTTATATACTCCTCTCTCATCTCAATGTCTAAATTACTTTTTATATAGCTAGTAAAAACTCCAATGTTTGGAATAGCTATAACTATACACGGCAGTATTAACGATGAGATTGAGTTATTGTAGCCTACAGAAAACCATCTCAAAATTACACTGAATAAAAACATAGAGATTATTCCCAACCAAAAAGATGGTATTGAGATAAATAATCCGATTATAAAATCCAATACTCTTTTTATTGAAGCTTTTTTTATCTTATGAATAGCAAAGGATAGAGGAATAGATACCAGTA
This region of Candidatus Fusobacterium pullicola genomic DNA includes:
- a CDS encoding NUDIX hydrolase, producing MKLEDLKFLKIAVEKHPTTQTTLEYLIKQDAIGALVVNAAGTKTLLVKQYRPGIAGEMYEIPAGLIEAGESAISTLYRELEEETGYLPKDYNIIYTPKQPLTVSPGYTQEKLYIYVVQLKDDSITPQNLKLDEGEDLSGTWFNLDEVEDISQDMKTILALHLYRK
- a CDS encoding ABC transporter permease, producing the protein MRKVNYILLALFIIVCIFYYQDPYAMEESRILIAPNLKNILGCDNLGRDIFSRLLLGSFYTLSIAFLSVFLAVLTGVVIGSLAGYYGGVIDWIVMSIVEVIISIPSILIALGIIIILGTGFHSLIVAIFVIYIPRCVNVIRGLVKKEKNMEYVVVVKTYGVSNFRIIYRHILPNILKPISVAFTTGFAGAILTEASLGYLGLGIQPPYPTWGNILNQSQSYFLSAPWFTLAPGLAIIFTVYQIKKLEKRGRKY
- a CDS encoding ATP-binding cassette domain-containing protein, with the translated sequence MILKVEKLRKEYIKGGLFSKEKREVLKGISFEVKRGEIFSIIGQSGVGKSTIGKIILGIEKESSGKIIFLGKNLEEREKRDIQMIFQDPYSSLNPAMKIKDILAEPLKANGEKDREKISRMVKDILREVGLEEEVGNRYPNELSGGQRQRVVIGCAMILKPKLVVCDEPVASLDLAVQKQILELIKRFNREYGTTFIFISHDLGVVYNISDRVMVLYKGEIQEIREVEEFFSKPRSEYGKYLLSGIR
- a CDS encoding ATP-binding cassette domain-containing protein is translated as MKLIDIKGLNLEIDGKVLLKNIDFSIKYGEIVALAGESGSGKTLTTKFILGILPERSKITYDKFEKNCKIGAVFQNAFTSLNPTIRIGHQLKKIYEGHFGKSKEWEQEVLNLLEKLGIREPEKILKKYPHETSGGERQRVVIAGAMIGRPELLIADEVTTALDLKTKKEVLTLFKDIQRATGISILFISHDLESIQNFAQKVYVMYKGEIVEQNSCEKIFEEQSHPYVKKLINLSKSLWVRGEE
- a CDS encoding ABC transporter permease; the encoded protein is MYYIKKLLKMLFSIYLIGTISFLLLELIPGDPALAILGVESSAEDVAILRESLGLNKSFIERYFIWGKGVLLGDFGNSFKYGEPVSKLILDRLPLTIEIAILTILIVLLVSIPLSFAIHKIKKASIKRVLDFIIGLFISIPSFWLGIISMFLFSVILRWFSVGYNNSISSLILPCIVIAIPNIGVFTSYIKSNLDIEMREEYIKYLYVNGVKRFWLNLYILKNSIIPVIPLVGIMLIDLITGVVIIEQIFSIPGIGRLMITAVINRDLPLIQGLIFYTSVVLVIINFGIDIVYSIVDPRIRSERE